Proteins encoded by one window of Pseudonocardia sp. HH130629-09:
- a CDS encoding TetR/AcrR family transcriptional regulator: MDRELPRLRADAQDNRDRILVAARALSAENGLDVGMRAIARRDGVGPATLYRRFPTRHDSVREAFAEEMHECRQIVVDGVADDDPWRGFRTVVHRLLALTVRNRGFVDALTSAEPARDLLVGHRREPLGMLDGLVSRARAAGALRADFGRDDLVLILRAGRCLALAPEATRARDAARFARLAVDALRSPGPDREQPV, encoded by the coding sequence ATGGACCGCGAGCTGCCTCGTCTGCGAGCCGACGCGCAGGACAACCGCGACCGGATCCTCGTCGCCGCCCGCGCCCTGTCCGCCGAGAACGGGCTGGACGTCGGGATGCGCGCGATCGCCCGGCGGGACGGGGTCGGCCCCGCGACCCTGTACCGCCGCTTCCCCACCCGCCACGACTCGGTCCGCGAGGCGTTCGCCGAGGAGATGCACGAGTGCCGGCAGATCGTCGTCGACGGAGTCGCCGACGACGACCCGTGGCGCGGCTTCCGGACGGTCGTGCACCGGCTACTCGCGCTGACCGTGCGGAACCGGGGCTTCGTCGACGCGTTGACGAGCGCGGAGCCCGCCCGGGACCTGCTCGTCGGCCACCGGCGGGAGCCGCTCGGCATGCTCGACGGTCTCGTGTCACGGGCGCGCGCGGCCGGTGCGCTGCGGGCCGACTTCGGCCGCGACGACCTGGTCCTGATCCTCCGGGCCGGGCGTTGCCTGGCCCTCGCACCGGAGGCGACCCGCGCACGCGACGCGGCCCGCTTCGCCCGGCTCGCGGTCGACGCCCTCCGCTCACCAGGCCCGGACCGTGAACAGCCGGTCTAG
- a CDS encoding acyl-CoA dehydrogenase family protein, giving the protein MATTHTPAPVSGLGTHEVLNQVPPRSDGDLLSADPAVAEALAREGGDAAALEAVAAAVGTAEHREHARAANAHEPELRTHDRTGHRVDEVAFHPSWHTLMRTSVEHGLAAAPWAAAPGTGAHVTRAAGFYLTSQVEQGHLCPISMTYASVPALRHAPELAAAYEPGLTARTYAPGLAVPTDKDGLLAGMSMTEKQGGSDVRAGTTVATPQPDGSYRLTGHKWFTSAPMNDLFLTLAQAPGGLTCLVLPRVLPDGTRNAIRLQRLKDKLGNRSNASSEIEYAGAVGWRVGDEGRGVRTIIEMVSMTRLDCVLGSAATARAAVTEAAHHVAHRSAFGARLADQPLMREVLAELAAETEAATVLALRLAGAVDRGETALLRLALPVSKYLVCKRASTVVAEALECLGGNGYVEESDLPRLYREAPLNSIWEGSGNVTALDALRAIAREPHAVEALLAEIDLAAGSDPRLDATVTALRAELAAPEERRARRLAELAALALQGSLLVRHSPTAVADVFLTTRLDADGPLRTAGTRPGKDSVGVLLDRATPVG; this is encoded by the coding sequence ATGGCGACGACGCACACCCCCGCCCCGGTGTCGGGCCTCGGCACCCACGAGGTCCTCAACCAGGTCCCGCCGCGTTCGGACGGCGACCTGCTCTCCGCGGACCCGGCCGTCGCCGAGGCGCTCGCGCGCGAAGGCGGGGACGCGGCGGCGCTGGAGGCGGTGGCCGCGGCCGTCGGGACCGCGGAGCACCGCGAGCACGCCCGCGCCGCGAACGCCCACGAGCCGGAGCTGCGCACGCACGACCGCACCGGGCACCGCGTCGACGAGGTCGCCTTCCACCCGTCCTGGCACACGTTGATGCGCACGAGCGTCGAGCACGGTCTCGCCGCCGCCCCGTGGGCCGCGGCACCCGGCACCGGCGCGCACGTCACCCGGGCCGCGGGCTTCTACCTGACCTCGCAGGTGGAGCAGGGCCACCTGTGCCCGATCTCGATGACCTACGCGTCGGTGCCGGCACTGCGCCACGCCCCGGAGCTCGCCGCCGCCTACGAGCCCGGCCTGACCGCCCGGACCTACGCACCCGGGCTCGCCGTCCCCACGGACAAGGACGGGCTGCTCGCGGGGATGTCGATGACCGAGAAGCAGGGCGGCTCCGACGTCCGCGCGGGCACCACGGTCGCCACCCCACAGCCCGACGGCAGCTACCGCCTGACCGGGCACAAGTGGTTCACCAGCGCCCCGATGAACGACCTGTTCCTCACCCTCGCCCAGGCCCCCGGCGGGCTGACCTGCCTGGTCCTACCCCGGGTCCTGCCCGACGGCACCCGCAACGCGATCCGGCTCCAGCGGCTCAAGGACAAGCTGGGCAACCGGTCCAACGCCTCGTCGGAGATCGAGTACGCCGGCGCCGTCGGGTGGCGGGTCGGCGACGAGGGCCGGGGCGTCCGCACGATCATCGAGATGGTCTCGATGACCCGGCTCGACTGCGTGCTCGGCTCCGCGGCGACCGCGCGGGCCGCGGTCACCGAGGCCGCGCACCACGTCGCGCACCGGTCGGCCTTCGGCGCCCGGCTGGCCGACCAGCCCCTGATGCGCGAGGTCCTCGCCGAACTCGCCGCCGAGACCGAGGCCGCGACGGTCCTGGCGCTGCGCCTGGCCGGTGCCGTCGACCGGGGTGAGACGGCGCTGCTGCGCCTGGCCCTGCCCGTGTCGAAGTACCTGGTGTGCAAGCGGGCCTCGACCGTCGTCGCCGAGGCGCTGGAGTGCCTGGGCGGCAACGGCTACGTCGAGGAGTCCGACCTGCCCCGGCTCTACCGCGAGGCACCGCTGAACTCGATCTGGGAGGGCTCGGGCAACGTCACCGCGCTCGACGCCCTGCGTGCCATCGCCCGCGAGCCGCACGCCGTCGAGGCGCTGCTCGCCGAGATCGACCTGGCCGCGGGATCCGACCCGCGGCTGGACGCGACGGTCACCGCGCTGCGCGCCGAGCTGGCCGCGCCGGAGGAACGGCGGGCCCGCCGTCTCGCGGAGCTGGCCGCGCTGGCGCTGCAGGGGTCACTGCTGGTCCGCCACTCCCCGACGGCCGTCGCGGACGTCTTCCTCACGACCCGGCTCGACGCCGACGGGCCGCTGCGCACCGCGGGGACCCGGCCGGGCAAGGACAGCGTCGGGGTGCTGCTGGACCGGGCGACGCCCGTCGGCTGA
- a CDS encoding DUF501 domain-containing protein: MSSTRSRPPGLEPGPVAQADLDAVADQLGRAPRGVLAVAYRCPSGHPAVVQTAPRLPDGTPFPTLYYLTCARLASRIGTLEAEGRMKEMEERLAVDDELAAAYRRAHETYLAERDAIEPLSTHPDVTAGGMPDRVKCLHVHVAHALAAGSGVNPFGDEALEEIGEWWRSGPPCL, encoded by the coding sequence GTGAGCAGCACTCGTTCTCGTCCGCCCGGTCTGGAGCCGGGCCCGGTCGCCCAGGCCGACCTCGACGCCGTCGCCGACCAGCTCGGTCGCGCCCCGCGCGGGGTCCTCGCGGTCGCCTACCGCTGCCCCTCCGGGCACCCCGCGGTCGTGCAGACCGCGCCGCGGCTTCCCGACGGCACCCCGTTCCCGACGCTGTACTACCTGACGTGTGCCCGGCTCGCGTCGCGGATCGGGACGCTCGAGGCCGAGGGCCGGATGAAGGAGATGGAGGAACGGCTCGCCGTCGACGACGAGCTGGCCGCCGCCTACCGCCGCGCCCACGAGACCTACCTCGCCGAGCGCGACGCGATCGAACCGCTGTCCACGCACCCCGACGTCACCGCCGGGGGCATGCCGGACCGGGTGAAGTGCCTGCACGTGCACGTCGCGCACGCCCTGGCGGCCGGGTCCGGGGTGAACCCGTTCGGCGACGAGGCGCTCGAGGAGATCGGGGAGTGGTGGCGGTCCGGGCCGCCCTGCCTCTAG
- a CDS encoding FtsB family cell division protein gives MADRRGRGRDARARTTGTGRGRAAAKPRSTTGRSARAPASTGGSGARSRPAGPQGARPRLTRARSRAGEVVARTTGLLGLSSTKRAAILAIVVCALALTVAVPLHNFVAQRQELSDVSDRQQALEADVARLSADRARLSDPAEVEAQARARLGMVEPGETPYVPQFPAPPAPVVEDGQAEPGVPWFHTLWNDVVGDPRR, from the coding sequence ATGGCGGACCGTCGGGGACGTGGACGGGACGCTCGCGCCCGCACGACCGGCACGGGGCGTGGCCGGGCCGCGGCGAAGCCGCGGAGCACGACCGGGCGCTCGGCGCGGGCACCCGCGTCGACGGGCGGTTCCGGTGCGCGGTCGCGTCCGGCCGGACCCCAGGGCGCCCGGCCCCGCCTCACCCGTGCCCGGTCCCGCGCCGGCGAGGTCGTCGCCCGCACGACCGGCCTGCTGGGCCTGTCGTCGACGAAGCGGGCCGCCATCCTGGCGATCGTGGTCTGTGCACTCGCGCTGACCGTCGCGGTGCCGCTGCACAACTTCGTCGCCCAGCGCCAGGAGCTGTCCGACGTCTCGGACCGGCAGCAGGCGCTGGAGGCCGACGTCGCGCGGCTGTCCGCCGACCGTGCCCGGCTCTCGGACCCGGCCGAGGTCGAGGCCCAGGCCCGGGCCCGGCTCGGGATGGTCGAGCCGGGGGAGACGCCCTACGTGCCGCAGTTCCCGGCCCCGCCGGCGCCGGTCGTCGAGGACGGTCAGGCCGAGCCCGGCGTGCCCTGGTTCCACACCCTGTGGAACGACGTCGTGGGCGACCCGCGACGATGA
- a CDS encoding tetratricopeptide repeat protein produces the protein MSSPRANHQDPVAAFRRADRLLSRHRPLEALDALRPVLDAHGPDEPGDASVHLLAGRAYLDSAQLRKAEAAFVRVVEMDPADHYARFALGKTLQRQGRLGEAETQLKIASAMDPRPEYQEALGEVRARIALAPDRP, from the coding sequence ATGAGCAGTCCCCGTGCGAACCACCAGGACCCGGTCGCCGCGTTCCGCCGTGCCGACCGCCTGCTCTCCCGGCACCGCCCGCTCGAGGCCCTCGACGCGCTCCGTCCCGTCCTCGACGCACACGGTCCGGACGAACCCGGCGACGCCTCGGTGCACCTGCTCGCCGGCCGCGCCTACCTGGACTCGGCGCAGCTGCGGAAGGCCGAGGCCGCGTTCGTGCGGGTCGTCGAGATGGATCCGGCCGACCACTACGCGCGCTTCGCGCTCGGTAAGACCCTGCAACGGCAGGGCAGGCTCGGCGAGGCCGAGACCCAGCTGAAGATCGCCTCGGCGATGGACCCGCGCCCGGAGTACCAGGAGGCACTGGGTGAGGTGCGGGCCCGCATCGCACTCGCGCCCGACCGTCCCTGA
- a CDS encoding lytic transglycosylase domain-containing protein yields the protein MSVRTQSLLAAIGGIVALIVGVSLATGPDFGPSLPRTPVDRQSAPPASAPLPAGTDVVAWARATAAEADIPERTLQAYSNAELLQRERTPACRLSWATLAGVGRIESGHATFRGAEPGPDGRVDPPIIGIPLDGTGGTRRVADTDGGRLDGDPVLDRAVGPMQFLPGTWARYGADGNGDGVADPQQVDDAALAAAGYLCANGRDVAEAGDWWRGVLAYNASREYAGDVWSAAADYAQRTAAPAPPAP from the coding sequence ATGAGCGTGCGCACTCAGTCGCTCCTCGCGGCCATCGGCGGCATCGTGGCCCTGATCGTGGGCGTCTCGCTGGCGACCGGCCCGGACTTCGGGCCGTCGCTGCCCCGGACCCCGGTCGACCGGCAGTCCGCCCCGCCCGCGTCCGCGCCGCTGCCCGCGGGCACCGACGTCGTCGCATGGGCCAGGGCCACCGCGGCCGAGGCGGACATTCCCGAACGGACCCTGCAGGCCTACTCGAACGCCGAGCTGCTCCAGCGCGAGCGCACCCCGGCCTGCCGGTTGAGCTGGGCGACGCTGGCCGGGGTCGGCCGGATCGAGTCCGGGCACGCCACCTTCCGCGGCGCCGAGCCCGGCCCGGACGGCCGCGTCGACCCGCCGATCATCGGCATCCCGCTCGACGGCACCGGTGGCACCCGCCGGGTCGCCGACACCGACGGCGGCCGCCTCGACGGCGACCCGGTGCTGGACCGCGCGGTCGGGCCGATGCAGTTCCTGCCCGGGACCTGGGCGCGCTACGGCGCGGACGGCAACGGGGACGGCGTCGCCGACCCCCAGCAGGTCGACGACGCCGCGCTCGCCGCGGCCGGCTACCTGTGCGCGAACGGGCGCGACGTCGCCGAGGCGGGGGACTGGTGGCGCGGGGTGCTCGCCTACAACGCCTCCCGCGAGTACGCCGGCGACGTGTGGTCCGCCGCCGCGGACTACGCACAGCGCACCGCTGCCCCCGCACCGCCCGCCCCCTGA
- the efeU gene encoding iron uptake transporter permease EfeU, which produces MLGNALIGLREGLEAALVVAILVAFLVRTGRRSELPRVWAGVALAVAVSVGVTLGLTLTQQALTFQAQEALGGSLSIIAVGFVTWMIFWMRSHGRTLSRELEGALDRAVSMGPWAVVVMAALAVGREGLETAIFFFAAAQAAGETAGPLVGFLIGIAVAVALAYGIYRGALKIDLGRFFTVTGFLLIFVAAGILAYGVHDLQEAGLLPGLNTLAFDVSDVVPADSWYGTLLKGIFNFSPQTTVLQAVVWSLYVVVVLALFLRPARRRTPAATGA; this is translated from the coding sequence ATGCTGGGAAACGCGCTCATCGGGCTGCGCGAAGGACTCGAGGCCGCGCTCGTCGTGGCGATCCTGGTGGCCTTCCTGGTCCGCACCGGGCGTCGGTCCGAGCTGCCCAGGGTGTGGGCCGGCGTCGCGCTCGCCGTCGCCGTCAGCGTCGGTGTCACGCTCGGGCTGACCCTGACCCAGCAGGCGCTGACGTTCCAGGCGCAGGAGGCGCTCGGCGGTTCCCTCTCGATCATCGCGGTCGGCTTCGTCACCTGGATGATCTTCTGGATGCGCTCGCACGGCCGGACCCTGTCCCGCGAGCTCGAAGGCGCCCTGGACCGGGCCGTGTCGATGGGGCCGTGGGCCGTCGTCGTGATGGCGGCGCTCGCCGTGGGCCGCGAGGGCCTGGAGACCGCGATCTTCTTCTTCGCCGCCGCGCAGGCCGCGGGCGAGACCGCCGGACCGCTGGTCGGGTTCCTGATCGGCATCGCGGTCGCCGTCGCGCTGGCGTACGGGATCTACCGCGGCGCACTGAAGATCGACCTGGGGCGGTTCTTCACCGTCACCGGCTTCCTGCTGATCTTCGTCGCCGCCGGGATCCTCGCCTACGGCGTCCACGACCTGCAGGAGGCCGGGCTCCTGCCCGGCCTGAACACCCTGGCCTTCGACGTCAGCGACGTGGTCCCCGCCGACTCCTGGTACGGCACGCTCCTCAAGGGGATCTTCAACTTCTCCCCGCAGACGACCGTGCTGCAGGCCGTCGTCTGGTCGCTCTACGTCGTGGTGGTCCTGGCGCTGTTCCTGCGCCCGGCCCGCCGGCGCACCCCCGCCGCCACCGGCGCCTGA
- the eno gene encoding phosphopyruvate hydratase, with the protein MAVIEQVGAREILDSRGNPTVEVEVALDDGTLARAAVPSGASTGEHEAVELRDGDKNRYGGKGVEKAVAAVLDEIGPELVGVEAVDQRLVDQRLVDLDGTPDKSKFGANALLGVSLAVAKAGAESSGLELFRYVGGSNAHVLPVPMMNILNGGAHADTSVDVQEFMVAPIGAETFREALRWGAEVYHALKSELKDKGLSTGLGDEGGFAPDVKGGTRGALDLIAAAVQRAGYTLGTDVVLALDVAATEFHEGGKYSFEGKKITADKLSEVWAELVAAYPLVSIEDPLDENDWDGWVALTESIGDKVQLVGDDLFVTNPERLEDGIARGAANALLVKVNQIGTLSETLDAVTMAHNAGYRCMMSHRSGETEDVTIADLAVATGCGQIKTGAPARSERVAKYNQLLRIEELLGDAARYNGELAFPRYQVPGQG; encoded by the coding sequence GTGGCGGTCATCGAGCAGGTCGGGGCACGCGAGATCCTCGATTCCCGGGGCAATCCCACGGTGGAGGTCGAGGTCGCGCTGGACGACGGCACGCTGGCGCGTGCCGCGGTCCCGTCGGGCGCCTCGACCGGTGAGCACGAGGCCGTCGAGCTCCGGGACGGCGACAAGAACCGCTACGGCGGCAAGGGCGTCGAGAAGGCCGTCGCGGCCGTCCTCGACGAGATCGGACCGGAGCTCGTCGGCGTCGAGGCGGTGGACCAGCGGCTGGTCGACCAGCGCCTCGTCGACCTCGACGGCACCCCGGACAAGTCGAAGTTCGGCGCGAACGCCCTGCTGGGCGTGTCGCTGGCCGTCGCGAAGGCCGGGGCGGAGTCCTCGGGCCTGGAGCTGTTCCGCTACGTCGGCGGCTCCAACGCGCACGTACTGCCGGTGCCGATGATGAACATCCTCAACGGTGGTGCGCACGCCGACACCTCCGTCGACGTGCAGGAGTTCATGGTCGCGCCGATCGGTGCGGAGACCTTCCGCGAGGCGCTTCGCTGGGGTGCGGAGGTCTACCACGCGCTCAAGTCGGAGCTGAAGGACAAGGGCCTGTCGACCGGCCTCGGCGACGAGGGCGGCTTCGCCCCCGACGTCAAGGGCGGCACCCGCGGCGCGCTCGACCTGATCGCCGCCGCCGTGCAGCGCGCCGGCTACACGCTGGGCACCGACGTCGTGCTGGCGCTCGACGTCGCCGCGACCGAGTTCCACGAGGGCGGCAAGTACTCCTTCGAGGGCAAGAAGATCACCGCGGACAAGCTGTCCGAGGTGTGGGCCGAGCTGGTGGCCGCCTACCCGCTGGTCTCGATCGAGGACCCGCTGGACGAGAACGACTGGGACGGCTGGGTCGCGCTCACCGAGTCCATCGGGGACAAGGTGCAGCTGGTCGGCGACGACCTGTTCGTCACCAACCCGGAGCGGCTCGAGGACGGCATCGCCCGCGGCGCCGCGAACGCGCTGCTGGTGAAGGTCAACCAGATCGGCACGCTGTCCGAGACCCTCGATGCGGTCACGATGGCACACAACGCGGGCTACCGCTGCATGATGAGCCACCGTTCCGGGGAGACCGAGGACGTCACCATCGCGGACCTCGCCGTCGCGACCGGCTGCGGCCAGATCAAGACCGGCGCCCCGGCCCGGTCCGAGCGGGTGGCGAAGTACAACCAGCTGCTGCGCATCGAGGAGCTGCTCGGTGACGCCGCCCGCTACAACGGCGAGCTGGCGTTCCCGCGCTACCAGGTGCCCGGCCAGGGCTGA
- a CDS encoding MazG family protein — translation MAATIVVCPRRGAALPAAALPALRSATEVLAVPGLDAGAAAGAVDWTGTDPAELADGTVLLVPAGHPSAAHPGAVPPPTGHAVLDAVAVMDRLRSPGGCPWDAEQTHTSLLRYLVEECYELYQSIEDGDRTELREELGDVLLQVLFHARVATEHPDAPFGIDEVATGLVDKLVGRHPHVFAAGEQVATAADQDRRWDELKRAEKQRESSVDGVATVQPAVAFAAKLTSRTAKAGLPVDLLPAGDDAGAALFRLAAAAQLGGGDPEAALRTAAREFEARVRSAEKAAAADGLDPHALTAQDWRRYWSGP, via the coding sequence ATGGCCGCGACGATCGTCGTCTGTCCCCGTCGCGGGGCCGCACTCCCGGCCGCGGCGCTGCCGGCGCTGCGCTCCGCGACCGAGGTGCTCGCCGTGCCCGGTCTCGACGCCGGTGCCGCCGCCGGGGCCGTCGACTGGACCGGCACCGACCCCGCCGAACTCGCCGACGGCACGGTGCTGCTCGTACCGGCGGGCCACCCCTCCGCCGCGCACCCCGGCGCGGTGCCGCCGCCGACCGGACACGCGGTGCTGGACGCCGTCGCGGTGATGGACCGGCTCCGCTCACCCGGCGGCTGCCCCTGGGACGCCGAGCAGACCCACACGTCGCTGCTGCGCTACCTCGTCGAGGAGTGCTACGAGCTGTACCAGTCCATCGAGGACGGTGACCGCACCGAGCTGCGCGAGGAGCTCGGCGACGTCCTGCTGCAGGTGCTGTTCCACGCCCGCGTCGCCACCGAGCACCCCGACGCCCCGTTCGGGATCGACGAGGTCGCGACCGGGCTGGTCGACAAGCTCGTCGGTCGCCACCCGCACGTGTTCGCCGCGGGGGAGCAGGTCGCCACGGCCGCCGACCAGGACCGCCGCTGGGACGAGCTCAAGCGCGCCGAGAAGCAGCGCGAGTCCAGTGTCGACGGCGTCGCGACGGTCCAGCCGGCCGTCGCGTTCGCCGCGAAGCTGACCTCCCGCACGGCGAAGGCGGGGCTGCCCGTGGACCTGCTGCCCGCCGGCGACGACGCCGGTGCGGCACTGTTCCGGCTGGCCGCGGCAGCGCAGCTCGGCGGCGGCGACCCGGAGGCCGCGCTGCGCACGGCCGCCCGCGAGTTCGAGGCACGGGTGCGGTCGGCGGAGAAGGCCGCGGCCGCGGACGGGCTCGATCCGCACGCGCTGACCGCGCAGGACTGGCGTCGCTACTGGTCAGGCCCCTGA
- the efeO gene encoding iron uptake system protein EfeO — MSPVTRTAAGLTSLTVAAALLAGCTSTAPAAQGPGDGGPITVNATDTACEVSTTQAPAGNVTFRITNAGSKVTEFYLYATGDRIMGEVENIGPGLSRDLIVEVPDGGTYTTACKPGMSGDGIRAPFTVTGSAQRATDTNAELAAATAGYLRYVSSQSDALVTKTSEFAAAVSARDVAKAKTLFPVARTYYERIEPIAESFGDLDPKLDGREDDERDPGVAWTGFHRLEKDLWIDGLKADSPQIAATLVTDTKDLQGRIPGLKLTSAELANGAKSLLDEVATGKITGEEDRYSHTDLWDFQANVEGSQAAVAALRPVIDQKDPALGPLLDQRFEAVDTLLQGYRVGDGYKLYTQLTPEDTKKMAAAVDALAEPVSKVAGTVTA; from the coding sequence ATGTCCCCCGTCACTCGCACGGCCGCCGGCCTGACGTCGCTCACCGTCGCCGCCGCCCTGCTGGCCGGCTGCACCTCGACCGCCCCGGCGGCGCAGGGACCCGGCGACGGCGGCCCGATCACCGTGAACGCCACCGACACCGCCTGCGAGGTGTCGACCACGCAGGCCCCGGCCGGCAACGTCACCTTCCGGATCACCAACGCCGGCAGCAAGGTCACCGAGTTCTACCTCTACGCCACCGGCGACCGGATCATGGGCGAGGTCGAGAACATCGGCCCCGGCCTGTCCCGCGACCTGATCGTCGAGGTCCCCGACGGCGGCACCTACACCACCGCCTGCAAGCCCGGCATGTCCGGTGACGGCATCCGCGCCCCGTTCACCGTCACCGGGTCCGCGCAGCGCGCCACCGACACCAACGCCGAGCTCGCCGCCGCCACCGCCGGCTACCTGCGCTACGTGTCCTCCCAGTCCGACGCGCTGGTCACCAAGACCTCCGAGTTCGCCGCCGCCGTGTCGGCCCGCGACGTCGCGAAGGCCAAGACCCTGTTCCCGGTCGCCCGCACCTACTACGAGCGGATCGAGCCGATCGCCGAGTCCTTCGGCGACCTCGACCCGAAGCTCGACGGCCGTGAGGACGACGAGCGCGACCCCGGCGTCGCCTGGACCGGGTTCCACCGGCTCGAGAAGGACCTCTGGATCGACGGCCTGAAGGCCGACTCCCCGCAGATCGCCGCGACCCTGGTCACCGACACCAAGGACCTGCAGGGCCGCATCCCCGGCCTGAAGCTCACCTCGGCCGAGCTCGCCAACGGCGCCAAGAGCCTGCTCGACGAGGTCGCCACCGGCAAGATCACCGGCGAGGAGGACCGCTACTCCCACACCGACCTGTGGGACTTCCAGGCCAACGTGGAGGGTTCGCAGGCCGCCGTCGCCGCGCTGCGCCCGGTGATCGACCAGAAGGACCCGGCGCTGGGCCCGCTGCTCGACCAGCGCTTCGAGGCCGTCGACACGCTGCTGCAGGGCTACCGCGTCGGCGACGGCTACAAGCTCTACACCCAGCTGACGCCCGAGGACACGAAGAAGATGGCCGCGGCCGTCGACGCGCTGGCCGAGCCGGTCAGCAAGGTCGCGGGCACCGTCACCGCATGA
- the efeB gene encoding iron uptake transporter deferrochelatase/peroxidase subunit, with product MSPLHVSRRGLFGLTGAGVALAGAGVAAGYGLSGNGSAAGDGTVAFRGAHQAGIVTPAQDRLHFVALDLTTTDRAAVRDLLARWTSSAERMTAGGETAEGGALPGNRYTAPADTGEALGLPPSSLTLTFGVGSGFFDKLGITDRRPTGLAALPRFERDQLDPARSGGDLCIQACADDPQVAVHAVRNLVREGFGVTEVRWSQLGFGRTSSTSTGQATPRNLFGFKDGTNNLKAEEPDLLDRHVWVGDEGPEWLRGGSYLVARRIRMHIEVWDRSNLDDQQRTIGRDKGEGAPLTGTAEFDTADLAATDTSGPVIPDDAHIRLASEQENGGARILRRGYNFVDGSDGHGHLDAGLFFIAFVRDPQRQYVPMQRRLARSDALSEYLEHNGSALFAVPPGLAEGDDHWGRALLA from the coding sequence ATGAGCCCGCTGCACGTCTCCCGGCGGGGACTGTTCGGCCTGACCGGCGCCGGTGTGGCCCTGGCCGGGGCGGGCGTCGCCGCCGGGTACGGCCTGTCCGGGAACGGCTCCGCGGCGGGCGACGGGACCGTCGCCTTCCGCGGCGCCCACCAGGCCGGGATCGTGACCCCCGCCCAGGACCGGCTGCACTTCGTGGCCCTGGACCTCACCACCACCGACCGGGCCGCGGTGCGCGACCTGCTGGCCCGGTGGACGTCGTCGGCCGAGCGGATGACGGCCGGAGGGGAGACCGCCGAGGGCGGCGCGCTGCCCGGCAACCGCTACACCGCCCCGGCCGACACCGGCGAGGCGCTCGGGCTGCCGCCGTCGTCGCTGACGCTGACCTTCGGCGTCGGCTCCGGGTTCTTCGACAAGCTCGGCATCACCGACCGGCGCCCGACCGGGCTCGCCGCGCTGCCGCGGTTCGAGCGCGACCAGCTCGACCCGGCCCGCTCCGGCGGGGACCTGTGCATCCAGGCCTGCGCCGACGACCCGCAGGTCGCCGTGCACGCGGTGCGCAACCTGGTCCGCGAGGGCTTCGGCGTCACCGAGGTGCGCTGGTCGCAGCTGGGGTTCGGACGGACGTCGTCGACGTCCACCGGGCAGGCCACGCCGCGCAACCTGTTCGGCTTCAAGGACGGCACCAACAACCTCAAGGCCGAGGAACCGGACCTGCTGGACCGTCACGTGTGGGTCGGCGACGAGGGCCCGGAGTGGCTGCGCGGCGGCTCCTACCTGGTGGCGCGCCGGATCCGGATGCACATCGAGGTGTGGGACCGCTCCAACCTCGACGACCAGCAGCGCACCATCGGACGGGACAAGGGCGAGGGCGCGCCGCTGACCGGGACGGCCGAGTTCGACACCGCCGACCTCGCCGCGACCGACACCTCCGGGCCGGTCATCCCGGACGACGCGCACATCCGGCTCGCCTCCGAGCAGGAGAACGGCGGGGCGCGGATCCTGCGGCGCGGCTACAACTTCGTCGACGGCTCCGACGGGCACGGGCACCTCGACGCCGGCCTGTTCTTCATCGCGTTCGTGCGCGACCCGCAGCGCCAGTACGTGCCGATGCAGCGCAGGCTGGCCCGCTCCGACGCGCTCAGCGAGTACCTGGAGCACAACGGCTCGGCGCTGTTCGCGGTCCCGCCCGGCCTCGCCGAGGGCGACGACCACTGGGGCCGCGCGCTGCTCGCCTGA